A window of Solea senegalensis isolate Sse05_10M linkage group LG20, IFAPA_SoseM_1, whole genome shotgun sequence contains these coding sequences:
- the LOC122786096 gene encoding type-4 ice-structuring protein-like, with amino-acid sequence MKFSLIAAVVLLAVAQASFAQDAANIDIVHMIEEFRNKMTQQITEVISNQDLANQAQNIKTQLEPLAAQVQEQVKSAMAQMEEQVKPLASEAQAQIKPIVDKFQKQMEEYLQTLMGQARALGN; translated from the exons ATGAAATTCTCCCTCATTGCAGCCGTTGTCCTTCTTGCTGTGGCACAAG CAAGCTTCGCTCAAGATGCTGCCAACATCGACATCGTCCACATGATTGAGGAGTTCAGGAACAAAATGACCCAGCAGATTACTGAGGTGATCAGCAACCAGGACCTGGCAAACCAGGCTCA GAACATCAAGACCCAGCTGGAGCCGCTGGCCGCTCAGGTCCAGGAACAGGTGAAATCTGCCATGGCCCAGATGGAGGAGCAGGTGAAACCCCTGGCCTCCGAAGCTCAGGCCCAGATCAAGCCCATTGTTGACAAGTTCCAGAAACAGATGGAGGAGTACCTGCAGACCCTGATGGGCCAGGCCCGCGCCCTTGGCAACTAA
- the LOC122786804 gene encoding polyadenylate-binding protein 1-like: MNFDVIKGRPVRIMWSQRDPSLRKSGVGNIFIKNLDKSIDNKALYDTFSAFGNILSCKVVCDESGSKGYGFVHFETQEAAERAIEKMNGMLLNDRKVFVGRFKSRKEREAELGARAKEFTNVYIKNFGEDMDEEKLRELFSKYGHAMSIRIMTDDGGKSRGFGFVSFERHEDAQKAVDEMNGKEMNGKLIYVGRAQKKIERQTELKRKFEQMKQDRMTRYNGVNLYVKNLDDGIDDERLRKEFAPFGTITSTKVMMEGGRSKGFGFVCFSSPEEATKAVTEMNGRIVATKPLYVALAQRKEERQAHLTNQYMQRMASMRAVTNPVISPYQPALPSGYFMAAIPQTQNRATYYPAAGQMAQLRPSPRWTTQGARHQQFQNIPGAMRPSAPRPQTLNAMRPASVPRMMATQRVAAQTMGPRATSPAAMANQVRGVPQYKYAAGVRNPQQHMAAQSPVAMQQPAVHGQGQEPLTASILAAAPPQEQKQMLGEHLFPLIQTMHLSLAGKITGMLLEIDNSELLHMLESPESLRSKVDEAVAVLQAHQAKENAQKNVTNATVVPSV; this comes from the exons ATGAACTTTGATGTTATTAAGGGACGGCCTGTGCGCATCATGTGGTCGCAGCGTGATCCATCACTGAGAAAGAGCGGCGTGGGAAACATCTTCATCAAGAATCTGGACAAGTCCATCGACAACAAAGCTCTATATGACACTTTCTCTGCTTTTGGCAACATCCTGTCATGCAAG GTGGTTTGCGATGAGAGTGGCTCTAAAGGCTACGGCTTTGTGCATTTTGAGACTCAGGAGGCAGCCGAAAGAGCCATTGAGAAAATGAATGGCATGCTGCTCAATGACCGCAAAGT ATTCGTGGGCCGCTTCAAATCTCGCAAAGAACGCGAGGCCGAGCTTGGTGCCCGAGCCAAGGAGTTCACAAACGTCTACATCAAAAACTTTGGAGAGGACATGGATGAAGAGAAGCTGAGAGAGCTCTTTAGCAAATATG GTCATGCCATGAGTATCCGCATCATGACGGATGACGGCGGGAAGTCTCGAGGCTTTGGATTCGTCAGCTTTGAGAGGCACGAGGACGCCCAGAAA GCTGTGGATGAGATGAACGGGAAGGAGATGAATGGCAAGCTGATCTATGTCGGTCGTGCTCAGAAGAAGATTGAGCGACAGACGGAACTCAAGCGCAAATTTGAGCAAATGAAACAAGATCGCATGACTCGCTATAAT GGCGTCAACTTGTATGTGAAGAATCTTGATGACGGAATTGATGATGAACGTCTGCGAAAGGAGTTTGCACCGTTTGGCACCATAACTAGTACCAAG GTGATGATGGAAGGTGGGCGCAGCAAAGGCTTTGGGTTCGTCTGCTTCTCGTCGCCTGAGGAGGCCACTAAAGCTGTGACTGAAATGAATGGACGCATCGTAGCCACCAAGCCACTGTACGTTGCCCTGGCCCAGCGGAAAGAAGAGCGTCAAGCCCACCTGACCAACCAGTACATGCAGCGCATGGCCAGCATGCGTGCGGTCACAAACCCAGTCATCAGTCCCTACCAGCCGGCTCTGCCCTCTGGATACTTCATGGCAGCCATACCTCAGACCCAGAATCGCGCGACTTACTACCCAGCTGCAGGCCAGATGGCCCAGCTGCGCCCGAGCCCACGCTGGACCACCCAGGGTGCCCGGCACCAAC AGTTCCAGAACATCCCAGGTGCCATGCGTCCCTCAGCACCACGGCCTCAGACCCTCAACGCGATGCGACCTGCCTCTGTGCCTCGCATGATGGCCACTCAGCGTGTCG CCGCTCAGACAATGGGCCCCCGAGCCACCTCGCCCGCCGCAATGGCCAACCAAGTGCGCGGAGTCCCTCAGTACAAGTACGCTGCAGGAGTCCGCAATCCCCAGCAACACATGGCTGCTCAGTCACCCGTCGCCATGCAGCAG CCTGCAGTCCACGGTCAAGGACAGGAGCCTCTGACTGCTTCCATCCTGGCTGCTGCTCCACCACAGGAACAGAAGCAGATGCTGG GTGAACATCTTTTCCCACTGATCCAGACCATGCATCTCAGTCTGGCAGGCAAGATCACTGGCATGCTGCTGGAGATTGACAACTCGGAGCTGCTCCACATGCTGGAGTCTCCAGAGTCTCTGCGCTCAAAG GTGGATGAGGCAGTGGCTGTGCTTCAGGCCCACCAGGCCAAGGAGAACGCCCAGAAGAATGTGACAAACGCAACTGTTGTCCCAAGTGTCTGA
- the cart4 gene encoding cocaine- and amphetamine-regulated transcript 4, whose amino-acid sequence MFMTMEKVRTMVFLSVCLSVMTSLCQGQRSPYNNQLDETNLGLTTRELVEALQGVLGDSDTLSLSVEKKASVIPRCDVGERCAMKHGPRIGRLCDCLRGTACNTFFLRCY is encoded by the exons atgtttatgaCGATGGAAAAAGTTCGCACCATGGTttttctgtccgtctgtctgtctgtgatgacatcactctgtcagggtcaaaggtcaccttACAACAATCAGCTGGACGAGACCAACCTCGGACTGACGACCAGAGAGCTG gTGGAGGCGCTGCAGGGTGTTCTTGGTGACTctgacacactctctctctctgtggagaaAAAAGCGAGCGTCATCCCGAGG tgtgacgTTGGTGAACGTTGTGCGATGAAACATGGACCTCGTATCGGTCGACTGTGCGACTGTTTGAGAGGAACAGCCTGTAACACCTTCTTCCTGCGCTGctattga